In Oleiharenicola lentus, the following are encoded in one genomic region:
- a CDS encoding ABC transporter ATP-binding protein, with protein MIEVENLTRVFRTYKKQPGFWGGVKGLFKREFEETRAADGVSFSIKEGEFVGFLGPNGAGKTTTLKMLSGLIYPTSGTARVAGFDPSRRENAYRRLFALVLGQKNQLWWDLPAQESFTLLRAIYGLPPDQFKATLDELVTLLNVGHKLNVQVRELSLGERMKMELIAALLHRPRVLFLDEPTIGLDVVSQKAVREFLRDYNRKHRTTILLTSHYMADISSLCERVIVIDHGKKIYDGDLDRIAGAGSGKRIVKFKPRDGAFPADWKPLHGEAKVCEDGEILLHVPSDKVTAVCSQILGGGAVDDITIQDVPLEDIISELFTRQQGAAR; from the coding sequence ATGATCGAAGTCGAGAACCTCACGCGCGTCTTCCGCACCTACAAGAAACAGCCGGGCTTCTGGGGCGGCGTGAAGGGCCTGTTCAAGCGGGAATTTGAGGAAACCCGCGCCGCCGACGGTGTCAGCTTCTCGATCAAGGAGGGCGAGTTTGTCGGCTTCCTCGGCCCCAACGGCGCGGGCAAGACCACCACGCTGAAAATGCTTTCCGGGCTGATTTACCCGACCAGCGGCACGGCGCGTGTGGCGGGCTTCGACCCCTCCAGGCGCGAGAACGCCTACCGCCGGCTCTTCGCGCTCGTGCTCGGCCAGAAGAACCAGCTGTGGTGGGACCTCCCCGCGCAGGAATCGTTCACCCTGCTTCGCGCGATCTACGGCCTGCCGCCCGACCAGTTCAAGGCCACGCTCGACGAGCTCGTCACCCTGCTCAATGTCGGCCACAAGCTCAACGTGCAGGTCCGCGAGCTGTCGCTCGGCGAGCGCATGAAGATGGAGCTCATCGCCGCCCTGCTCCACCGCCCGCGCGTGCTCTTCCTCGACGAGCCCACCATCGGCCTCGACGTCGTGTCGCAGAAGGCCGTGCGCGAGTTCCTGCGCGACTACAACCGCAAGCACCGCACGACCATCCTGCTCACGAGCCACTACATGGCCGACATCTCCTCGCTGTGCGAGCGCGTGATCGTGATCGACCACGGCAAGAAGATCTACGACGGCGACCTCGACCGCATCGCCGGCGCCGGCAGCGGCAAACGCATCGTGAAGTTCAAGCCCCGCGACGGCGCCTTCCCCGCCGACTGGAAACCCCTCCACGGCGAGGCCAAGGTCTGCGAGGACGGCGAGATCCTGCTCCACGTGCCCAGCGACAAGGTCACCGCCGTGTGCTCGCAGATCCTCGGCGGCGGCGCCGTGGACGACATCACCATCCAGGACGTGCCGCTCGAGGACATCATCAGCGAGCTGTTTACCCGGCAGCAGGGCGCCGCCCGCTGA